In the genome of Streptomyces sp. V2I9, one region contains:
- the serA gene encoding phosphoglycerate dehydrogenase produces MSSKPVVLIAEELSPATVDALGPDFEIRHCNGADRAELLPAIADVDAILVRSATKVDAEAIAAAKKLRVVARAGVGLDNVDVSAATKAGVMVVNAPTSNIVTAAELACGLLVATARNIPQANTALKNGEWKRSKYTGVELSEKVLGVVGLGRIGVLVAQRMSAFGMKIVAYDPYVQPARAAQMGVKLLSLDELLEVADFITVHLPKTPETLGLIGDEALHKVKPSVRIVNAARGGIVDEEALASALKEGRVAGAGLDVYAKEPCTDSPLFQFDQVVCTPHLGASTDEAQEKAGIAVAKSVRLALAGELVPDAVNVQGGVIAEDVRPGLPLAEKLGRIFTALAGEVAARLDVEVYGEITQHDVKVLELSALKGVFEDVVDETVSYVNAPLFAQERGVEVRLTTSSESPDHRNVVTVRGTLSDGQEVAVSGTLAGPKHLQKIVAIGEHDVDLALADHMVVLRYQDRPGVVGAVGKILGEAGLNIAGMQVSRAAEGGEALVVLTVDETVPQPVLTEIADEIGASSARSVDLTD; encoded by the coding sequence GTGAGCTCGAAACCTGTCGTACTCATCGCTGAAGAGCTGTCGCCCGCCACCGTCGACGCCCTGGGTCCGGACTTCGAGATCCGGCACTGCAACGGCGCGGACCGCGCCGAACTGCTCCCCGCCATCGCCGACGTCGACGCCATCCTGGTGCGTTCCGCCACCAAGGTCGACGCCGAGGCGATCGCCGCCGCCAAGAAGCTCCGGGTCGTGGCCCGCGCCGGCGTCGGCCTGGACAACGTCGACGTCTCCGCCGCCACCAAGGCCGGCGTGATGGTCGTCAACGCCCCGACCTCCAACATCGTCACCGCGGCCGAGCTCGCCTGCGGTCTGCTGGTGGCCACCGCGCGCAACATCCCGCAGGCCAACACCGCGCTCAAGAACGGCGAGTGGAAGCGCTCCAAGTACACCGGGGTCGAGCTCAGCGAGAAGGTCCTCGGCGTCGTCGGCCTCGGTCGCATCGGCGTCCTGGTCGCCCAGCGCATGTCGGCCTTCGGCATGAAGATCGTCGCCTACGACCCCTACGTCCAGCCGGCCCGCGCCGCGCAGATGGGCGTCAAGCTCCTCAGCCTGGACGAGCTGCTGGAGGTCGCGGACTTCATCACGGTGCACCTGCCCAAGACGCCGGAGACCCTCGGTCTCATCGGTGACGAGGCGCTGCACAAGGTCAAGCCCTCGGTGCGCATCGTCAACGCCGCGCGCGGCGGGATCGTCGACGAGGAGGCGCTGGCCTCCGCGCTCAAGGAGGGCCGCGTCGCCGGCGCCGGCCTCGACGTGTACGCGAAGGAGCCCTGCACGGACTCCCCGCTGTTCCAGTTCGACCAGGTCGTCTGCACCCCGCACCTCGGAGCCTCCACCGACGAGGCGCAGGAGAAGGCGGGCATCGCGGTCGCCAAGTCCGTCCGCCTCGCGCTCGCCGGCGAGCTGGTCCCCGACGCGGTCAACGTCCAGGGCGGCGTCATCGCCGAGGACGTGCGCCCCGGTCTGCCGCTCGCGGAGAAGCTCGGCCGGATCTTCACCGCGCTCGCGGGCGAGGTCGCCGCCCGGCTCGACGTCGAGGTGTACGGCGAGATCACCCAGCACGACGTCAAGGTGCTGGAGCTGTCCGCGCTCAAGGGCGTTTTCGAGGACGTCGTCGACGAGACCGTGAGTTACGTCAACGCCCCGCTGTTCGCGCAGGAGCGCGGCGTCGAGGTCCGTCTCACCACCAGCTCCGAGTCGCCCGACCACCGCAACGTGGTCACCGTGCGCGGCACGCTCTCCGACGGCCAGGAGGTCGCCGTCTCCGGCACGCTGGCGGGCCCGAAGCACCTCCAGAAGATCGTCGCCATCGGTGAGCACGACGTCGATCTGGCGCTCGCCGACCACATGGTCGTCCTGCGCTACCAGGACCGACCCGGCGTGGTGGGTGCGGTCGGCAAGATCCTCGGTGAGGCCGGGCTGAACATCGCGGGCATGCAGGTCTCGCGGGCCGCGGAGGGCGGTGAGGCGCTGGTCGTCCTCACCGTCGACGAGACGGTCCCGCAGCCGGTGCTGACCGAGATCGCGGACGAGATCGGCGCGTCCTCGGCCCGCTCGGTGGACCTCACCGACTGA
- a CDS encoding Tox-REase-5 domain-containing protein encodes MSAVGGIPVAGGPAPAAAPRRELPAPLVLVRVLLLVLFGATVLGAVGLSGSAFAAGAMGAEVLGILLYASAPGVLAALLARHVRTGGPGVRWGVVAVQGWLILGGLANLGDGSPDGVTQLVLPILILVLINRAGSRAWFRMPAAERGQPPKFSLPHMITWKRDRGQTALEYLGLVLIVVALIAALTVGGLGGRITAGLQSAICSLTGSSCPVSPGGSVEAGEGPDGSTDGGSGGGADGGASGETAGSADGGADGGTTITGGTTGGTTGGDATGGTGGSGGSGGPGGSGGSGGTGGSGGTEGSGASGGSTTTGGGTGGPDDEGRPGTGEDTFPEDGEEPEAGYDVQPVDDGDGEGDGGEQAEEQEDCGGWGFFGCAWDRTTQVFKGLVVDGLWGDISGIIDLFKPETWSGLVDYGKQLGDQWVQDSSGAGDKWADGDYLGALLDWGGASVNTVITVGDDIFVGDEVRERWNNGEKTRAVTDVIWNVGSIFIPGYNVAKVVGKVGKLGKLGKIASEVAEAAGDASAAARRARKAADAGDLDGVRKAAKEADEAADSAEDAARRTGCAIAGGPPRVPYGPGGSGPGGGVPGSGTGVLAGGSPGRVVLAEGGCDETAKKAAEEARAAERQAHLEQKRLEEPERARKAAADKKQYPDPQRNDTSDPRNYNPPSWADDLKDRTLGDADAGDGYWASRDRNPAPNWKNESWLRYQEQITGTNRGQEYVVPHPREGKPAVEYDGWDSSRQTYLEAKNGYGSYLSKTDKGTLTPSGKDKFVTEARAQVEASGGRTVEWHFSDPDVAKAARKAFRDEGLPIKVVHSPTKPNDSTRKPGAFDE; translated from the coding sequence ATGTCTGCTGTCGGTGGCATACCCGTAGCGGGAGGTCCGGCTCCGGCCGCCGCCCCGCGGCGTGAACTCCCGGCCCCGCTGGTCCTGGTGCGCGTGCTGCTCCTCGTGCTGTTCGGCGCGACGGTGCTGGGGGCGGTCGGCCTGTCCGGCTCCGCCTTCGCGGCGGGGGCGATGGGCGCCGAGGTGCTCGGCATCCTGCTGTACGCCTCCGCTCCCGGCGTCCTCGCGGCACTGCTGGCCCGGCATGTGAGGACCGGCGGCCCCGGGGTGCGGTGGGGTGTCGTCGCGGTCCAGGGATGGCTGATCCTCGGCGGCCTCGCCAACCTGGGCGACGGGTCCCCGGACGGGGTCACCCAGCTGGTCCTGCCGATCCTGATCCTCGTCCTGATCAACCGCGCCGGCAGCCGGGCGTGGTTCCGGATGCCGGCCGCCGAGCGGGGGCAGCCGCCGAAGTTCTCGCTCCCGCACATGATCACCTGGAAGCGGGACCGGGGGCAGACCGCCCTGGAGTACCTGGGCCTGGTCCTGATCGTCGTGGCGCTGATCGCGGCCCTGACCGTGGGCGGTCTCGGCGGCCGGATCACCGCGGGCCTCCAGTCCGCGATCTGCTCGCTGACCGGCAGCTCCTGCCCGGTCTCTCCGGGCGGTTCGGTCGAGGCGGGCGAGGGCCCGGACGGCAGCACGGACGGCGGTTCGGGCGGGGGAGCGGACGGGGGCGCCTCCGGGGAGACGGCGGGGAGCGCGGACGGGGGCGCCGACGGCGGTACGACGATCACGGGCGGCACCACCGGGGGTACCACCGGAGGCGACGCGACCGGCGGCACGGGCGGCTCCGGCGGAAGCGGCGGCCCGGGCGGCTCCGGAGGGTCCGGCGGCACAGGAGGGTCCGGCGGCACCGAAGGGTCCGGCGCGTCCGGGGGTTCCACGACGACCGGCGGCGGGACCGGGGGCCCCGACGACGAGGGGCGGCCCGGCACCGGGGAGGACACCTTCCCCGAGGACGGCGAGGAGCCCGAGGCCGGCTACGACGTCCAGCCGGTCGACGACGGCGACGGCGAGGGAGACGGCGGCGAGCAGGCCGAGGAGCAGGAGGACTGCGGCGGCTGGGGCTTCTTCGGCTGCGCCTGGGACCGTACGACGCAGGTCTTCAAGGGCCTCGTGGTCGACGGGCTCTGGGGCGACATCTCCGGCATCATCGACCTGTTCAAGCCGGAGACCTGGTCGGGTCTGGTCGACTACGGCAAACAGCTCGGCGACCAGTGGGTCCAGGACTCCTCCGGCGCGGGCGACAAGTGGGCCGACGGCGACTACCTCGGCGCGCTCCTGGACTGGGGCGGTGCCTCCGTCAACACCGTGATCACGGTCGGCGACGACATCTTCGTCGGGGACGAGGTCCGCGAGCGCTGGAACAACGGCGAGAAGACCCGTGCCGTCACCGATGTGATCTGGAACGTCGGATCGATCTTCATCCCCGGCTACAACGTCGCGAAGGTCGTCGGCAAGGTCGGGAAGCTCGGCAAACTGGGCAAGATCGCCTCCGAGGTCGCGGAGGCCGCGGGTGACGCGAGCGCCGCCGCCCGCCGGGCCCGCAAGGCCGCGGACGCCGGCGACCTCGACGGCGTACGGAAGGCGGCGAAGGAGGCCGACGAGGCGGCGGACAGCGCCGAGGACGCGGCGCGCCGGACCGGCTGCGCGATCGCGGGCGGACCGCCGAGAGTGCCGTACGGACCGGGCGGCAGCGGCCCCGGCGGCGGGGTGCCGGGCTCGGGCACCGGTGTGCTGGCGGGCGGCTCTCCGGGCCGGGTCGTCCTCGCGGAGGGCGGCTGCGACGAGACGGCCAAGAAGGCGGCCGAGGAGGCGCGGGCCGCGGAGCGGCAGGCGCACCTGGAGCAGAAGCGGCTGGAGGAGCCGGAGCGGGCGCGCAAGGCGGCGGCGGACAAGAAGCAGTACCCGGATCCGCAGCGCAACGACACCTCCGACCCGCGCAACTACAACCCGCCGTCCTGGGCCGACGACCTCAAGGACCGCACCCTCGGCGACGCGGACGCGGGCGACGGCTACTGGGCGAGCCGGGACCGCAACCCCGCGCCCAACTGGAAGAACGAGTCCTGGCTCCGCTACCAGGAGCAGATCACGGGGACGAACCGGGGTCAGGAGTACGTCGTCCCGCACCCTCGGGAGGGCAAGCCGGCCGTGGAGTACGACGGTTGGGACTCCTCCCGGCAGACGTACCTGGAGGCAAAGAACGGCTACGGCAGCTATCTGTCCAAGACCGACAAGGGCACGCTCACCCCATCGGGCAAGGACAAGTTCGTCACCGAGGCCCGTGCGCAGGTGGAGGCGTCCGGCGGCCGGACCGTGGAGTGGCACTTCTCCGACCCGGACGTGGCCAAGGCGGCACGCAAGGCGTTCCGTGACGAAGGGCTGCCGATCAAGGTCGTGCACAGCCCGACGAAGCCCAACGACAGCACCAGGAAACCGGGGGCGTTCGACGAGTAG